Proteins encoded in a region of the Sceloporus undulatus isolate JIND9_A2432 ecotype Alabama chromosome 11, SceUnd_v1.1, whole genome shotgun sequence genome:
- the TIMM22 gene encoding mitochondrial import inner membrane translocase subunit Tim22 has translation MAAPGPSSSSEAGKASSEAAPLQYSLLLEHLVGEKRGPRQALDPAAFGGFPSPPKSPEQKMVERAMESCGFKAALACVGGLVLGGAFGIFTAGIDTNVGFDPKDPYRTPTAREVLKDMGQRGLSYAKNFAIVGAMFSCTECLVESYRGKSDWKNSVMSGCITGGAIGFRAGLKAGALGCGGFAAFSAVIDYYLR, from the exons ATGGCGGCGCCGGGGCCGAGTAGTTCCAGCGAAGCCGGGAAGGCGTCGTCCGAGGCGGCCCCGCTGCAGTACAGCCTGCTGCTGGAGCACCTGGTGGGCGAGAAGCGCGGCCCGAGGCAGGCCTTGGACCCTGCGGCCTTCGGGGGCTTCCCTTCGCCGCCCAAGAGCCCCGAGCAGAAGATGGTGGAGCGCGCCATGGAGAGCTGCGGCTTCAAGGCGGCCCTGGCCTGCGTCGGAG GGCTGGTCCTGGGGGGTGCCTTCGGGATCTTCACGGCCGGCATCGACACCAACGTGGGCTTCGACCCCAAAGACCCCTATCGCACGCCCACCGCCAGAGAGGTCTTAAAGGACATGGGCCAGCGGGGGCTCTCCTACGCCAAGAACTTCGCCATCGTGGGGGCCATGTTCTCCTGCACCGAGTGCCTGGTCGAGTCT TACCGGGGCAAATCTGACTGGAAGAACAGCGTGATGAGCGGCTGCATTACTGGAGGAGCCATTGGATTTCGGG CCGGCCTCAAAGCGGGAGCCCTCGGCTGCGGAGGGTTTGCTGCCTTCTCTGCGGTGATCGACTATTATTTGCGGTAG